The Candidatus Eremiobacteraceae bacterium genome includes the window CGGCCGGTGTAGCCGAGCTTCGCCGAGATCTCTTGCGCCGCTTGGACCACGTGCTTGATGATGCGGTCCTTCTGCACGTTTTGCGCGCCGATCTTCGGGACCGAGACAGATATCGCGGCGATGGGGCGGCCCGAATAGTTGAACAGCGGCGCACCCACGCAATAGAGCCCCTCTTCGATCTCTTCGTTGTCCTCGGCGTAGCCTTGACGCCGGGCCTTTTCGAGATCCTGGCGCAGCAGATCGGGGTCGGTGATGGTGTTCTTCGTATACCGGGTGAGCGGCTTGGCCGCAAGAATGCGGTCGATCTCAGGGCGCTCGAGGTGCGCGAGCAGGGCCTTGCCGATGCCGGTGCAATGCAGGGGCCGCCGGGCTCCGACATCCGCATACATGCGCACCGAGCGGCGGCCGTCGATCTTGTCGATGTAGACGAGTTCGGCGTCGTCGATCACGCCGAGAAATGCCGTCTCGCCCAGCGCGTTGACCAGTTGCTCGAGGTGGGGCTTGGCTATCGCGTGCGCCTCCATCGAGCGCAAGATGCCGCAGCCGACTTCAAAAGCGCGCATGCCGAGAGAGTAGCGAGCGTTGTCGGGGTTCCATTTCACGAATCCCCGTGCTCGGAGGGTCTGAAGGATGCGGTGGACGCTGCTCTTGGAGAGGCCGATCGCCTGACCGAGCTCGCGGACGCCGATCTCTTTGGTCTGCGTACCGAGATATTCGAGAATGACGAGGGCCCGGTCGACCGAGTTGACTTTAGACTCGCCGCGCTGCTTTGGGCCGGTGGGCATATCGCCGGAAGATAACGCCACTATTGTCCTCCACGCCAATGCC containing:
- a CDS encoding IclR family transcriptional regulator, which translates into the protein MALSSGDMPTGPKQRGESKVNSVDRALVILEYLGTQTKEIGVRELGQAIGLSKSSVHRILQTLRARGFVKWNPDNARYSLGMRAFEVGCGILRSMEAHAIAKPHLEQLVNALGETAFLGVIDDAELVYIDKIDGRRSVRMYADVGARRPLHCTGIGKALLAHLERPEIDRILAAKPLTRYTKNTITDPDLLRQDLEKARRQGYAEDNEEIEEGLYCVGAPLFNYSGRPIAAISVSVPKIGAQNVQKDRIIKHVVQAAQEISAKLGYTGRPKTNTIG